A window of Phocoena phocoena chromosome 6, mPhoPho1.1, whole genome shotgun sequence contains these coding sequences:
- the MFAP3L gene encoding microfibrillar-associated protein 3-like — protein sequence MDGVTRPLPVCLLPSASLLILVSTLATAKSVANSTLNGTDTVVGSVPVVIARTDHIIVKEGNSALINCSVYGLPEPQLKWYNSVGKLLHEDSKDHGAGKWQMHDGLLNITKVSFTDRGRYTCVAANVHGTVNNTVTLRVVFTSGDMGVYYMVVCLVAFAVVLALNITRLCMMSSHLKKTEKAINEFFRTEGAEKLQKAFEIAKRIPIITSAKTLELAKVTQFKTMEFARYIEELARSVPLPPLIMNCRTIVEELMEVVGLEEQGQNFVRHAPEGQEATTGDEVYTIPDALQRSESPTADSDASSLHEQPQQIAIEVSVHPQTRREPTDDRDGGPLEARDEEDTEPSAEHSPESAAPSTEVTSAALTSEEPTPVEVPDHVLPPGLLEATEPAGACDSNARVVYESHV from the exons ATGGACGGAGTGACGCGCCCTCTGCCTGTGTGCCTGCTGCCTTCTGCGTCCTTGTTAATCCTAGTGTCCACTCTGGCGACTGCTAAGAGTGTGGCCAACAGCACTTTAAATGGCACTGACACGGTCGTGGGCTCAGTGCCCGTGGTCATTGCCAGAACCGACCATATCATCGTCAAGGAAGGGAACAGTGCCTTGATCAACTGTAGTGTTTATGGCCTCCCTGAGCCCCAGCTCAAGTGGTATAACTCCGTGGGCAAGCTGCTGCATGAGGACAGCAAGGACCACGGGGCAG GAAAGTGGCAGATGCACGACGGCCTCCTGAACATCACCAAGGTGTCCTTCACGGACCGAGGTCGATACACATGTGTGGCGGCCAACGTCCACGGCACCGTGAACAACACGGTGACGCTGAGGGTGGTCTTCACGTCGGGGGACATGGGCGTGTACTACATGGTGGTGTGCCTGGTGGCCTTCGCCGTGGTGCTGGCCCTCAACATCACCCGCCTCTGCATGATGAGTAGCCACCTGAAGAAGACCGAGAAGGCCATCAACGAGTTCTTCCGCACAGAGGGCGCCGAGAAGCTGCAGAAGGCTTTCGAGATCGCCAAGCGCATCCCCATCATCACGTCGGCCAAGACGTTGGagctggccaaggtcacacagttcaaGACCATGGAGTTCGCCCGCTACATCGAGGAGCTGGCCCGCAGCGTGCCGCTGCCCCCGCTCATCATGAACTGCAGGACCATCGTGGAGGAGCTCATGGAGGTGGTAGGGCTGGAGGAGCAGGGCCAGAACTTCGTGCGCCACGCGCCTGAGGGCCAGGAGGCGACCACCGGGGACGAGGTCTACACCATCCCCGACGCCCTGCAGCGAAGCGAGTCCCCCACCGCTGACTCAGACGCCTCGTCGCTGCACGAGCAGCCCCAGCAGATCGCCATCGAGGTGTCCGTGCACCCCCAGACCCGGAGGGAGCCCACGGATGACCGGGACGGGGGGCCCCTCGAGGCCAGAGACGAGGAGGACACCGAGCCCTCGGCCGAGCACTCCCCCGAGTCCGCGGCGCCTTCCACCGAGGTCACGTCCGCGGCGCTGACCTCCGAGGAGCCCACGCCTGTCGAGGTACCGGACCATGTCCTGCCCCCAGGTCTCCTGGAAGCCACAGAGCCGGCCGGGGCGTGCGACAGCAATGCCCGCGTCGTCTATGAAAGCCATGTCTAA